A stretch of Numenius arquata chromosome 11, bNumArq3.hap1.1, whole genome shotgun sequence DNA encodes these proteins:
- the CHRNA5 gene encoding neuronal acetylcholine receptor subunit alpha-5: MAELRAWQRCGRPFLLLTCLFAPFLGQPRAGSTARAPYAGVSEPSFIAKSEDRLFKHLFEDYQRWVRPVERLNDTIKIKFGLAISQLVDVDEKNQLMTTNVWLKQEWIDVKLRWNPEDYAGITSIRVPSDSIWIPDIVLYDNADGRFEGTSTKTVVKYDGTIAWTPPANYKSSCTIDVTFFPFDLQNCSMKFGSWTYDGSQVDIILEDYDVDKRDFFDNGEWEIVTATGSKGNRTDGCCWYPFVTYSFIIRRLPLFYTLFLIIPCIGLSFLTVLVFYLPSNEGEKISLCTSVLVSLTVFLLVIEEIIPSSSKVIPLIGEYLVFTMIFVTLSIVITVFAINIHHRSSSTHNAMAPWVRKIFLHKLPKLLCMRSHVDRYFARKEETGNMNGSESSRNTLEAALDSIRYITRHVMKENEVREVVEDWKFIAQVLDRMFLWAFLLVSIIGSLVLFIPVIHKWASIIVPTHIGSTNA; the protein is encoded by the exons gtGTATCTGAACCTTCTTTTATTGCTAAAAGTGAAGACCGtttgtttaaacatttgtttGAAGACTATCAAAGATGGGTTCGTCCAGTCGAACGCTTGAatgacacaataaaaataaaatttggccTTGCGATCTCTCAGCTAGTAGATGTG gATGAGAAAAATCAATTGATGACAACAAATGTCTGGTTGAAGCAG GAATGGATAGATGTAAAATTAAGGTGGAATCCTGAAGACTATGCTGGAATAACATCTATTCGTGTCCCATCAGATTCTATTTGGATTCCAGATATCGTGTTGTATGACAA tgcagATGGACGTTTTGAGGGAACATCTACAAAAACTGTGGTAAAATATGATGGCACCATTGCTTGGACTCCACCAGCAAACTACAAAAGTTCTTGTACTATTGATGTAACCTTCTTCCCCTTTGACCTCCAAAATTGCTCCATGAAATTTGGTTCCTGGACTTACGATGGCTCACAGGTTGATATAATTCTCGAAGATTATGATGTTGACAAAAGGGACTTTTTTGATAATGGAGAATGGGAAATAGTGACTGCAACAGGGAGCAAAGGAAATAGGACTGATGGATGCTGCTGGTATCCTTTTGTTACATATTCATTCATAATTAGACGTTTGCCGCTTTTTTACACATTGTTTCTCATTATTCCTTGTATTGGGCTTTCGTTTCTAACTGTCCTAGTCTTCTATCTTCCTTCAAATGAAGGTGAAAAAATTTCACTTTGCACTTCAGTACTGGTATCTTTGACTGTTTTTCTTCTAGTTATTGAAGAGATTATTCCATCATCTTCTAAAGTTATCCCACTTATAGGAGAGTACTTGGTGTTTACTATGATATTTGTGACATTGTCCATTGTGATAACTGTTTTTGCTATCAATATTCATCATCGCTCTTCGTCTACACACAACGCTATGGCACCTTGGGTTCGCAAGATATTTCTTCACAAACTTCCCAAGCTGCTCTGCATGAGAAGTCATGTAGACAGGTACTTTGCTCGTAAGGAGGAAACGGGAAATATGAATGGATCAGAATCATCTAGGAACACCTTGGAAGCAGCTTTAGATTCTATCCGATATATTACAAGGCACGTTATGAAGGAGAATGAAGTTCGTGAG GTTGTTGAAGACTGGAAATTTATTGCTCAGGTGCTTGATCGAATGTTCTTATGGGCTTTTCTTCTGGTTTCAATTATTGGATCGCTTGTGTTATTTATTCCTGTTATTCATAAATGGGCAAGTATAATAGTACCTACACATATAGGCAGtacaaatgcataa